The genomic window GAATTTATCTCCTCGTTATCTAAGTGATCTTCTTGGTTCAATTACAGGAGAAAATACACAACAATATATTCAGAACAAACTAATTGAGCATTCTAAAAACTTACTCAGCTCAACATCGCTGTCGGTATCAGAGATTGCTTTTAAGCTGGGTTTTGAACATCCTCAATCCTTCAGTAAGCTTTTTAAAATTAAAACACATCAGTCACCTGTAAAATTTAGAGCGTCATTCAACTAAACTGGAACTGTAATAATCCAAGATAATCTGGCTAGATAAGGAATTCTTCCCGCTGCTAAAAGAAGTTTTAGAAAGTAATTTTTACTAGAGGGAAGAGGACTCGAGCCAATACGCTGCAAATCTTATTAAATCATCAGTAATTAAGCAATACTAAGATATCCTTTCAGTCCAATCAACCACCCTTCCCCTGCAACGCTCCAGTCACCGGCCAAAACCACAATAGAAAAATCTTCGACAATAAAAACAATCTGCAATAAAGGAAGAAAACAACTAACTAACTAACTAACTAACTAACTAACTAACTAACTAACTAACTAACTAACTAACTAACTAACTAACTAACTTAAAGATAATTCACAATTCTAAGTTTTACGGCAGAATCGCTGCGCAGGATGTTTTTAAAATTAGAAACTTCGAAAAATAAATCTTAAGAAGTTTAGGTTCGAAACATTACTAACATTGTGTCCTTAAAAACGGTTACAATATTCCTTTATTCAGTTATGTGTTTATTGTGTTTGATACTGAACTTTGTCCCAACAAAACAATAGTAATAATTTATGAATATAGTGATGACAGGTTCTTTAGGGAACATTGGAAAACCGCTGGTAATTGAACTGGTGCAGAAAGGACATTCGGTAACAGTTATATCGAGCAAAGCCGAAAGACAAATAGAAATTGAAACATTGGGCGCTAAAGCGGCAATCGGTAAAATGCAGGACGCTGACTTTTTAACCCATACATTTAAGGAAGCAGATGTTGTCTATCTTATGGAAGCATGGGAAGGCATCGGCAGTATTTTTGACAAAGATGTTGACTTTGTAGCTGCTTTTAAAAGAATTGGCAGCAATTACAAACAAGCCGTCCTGCGCTCAGGAGTAACCCGCATTATACATCTAAGCAGTATTGGGGCACACACAGACCAGGGAACAGGCAGCCTTTATCTTCATAACACCGTAGAGAACATTCTTAAAGAACTTCCGGATGCTGTTTCTATTAAATTTATGAGGCCTGTAGGTTTTTACAATAATATATTTCGATACATGCAGACGATAAAAACACAGGGCAAAATAATACAAAGTTACGGAGGAGATAAAAAAGAACCCTGGGTCTCCCCTTTGGACATTGCAGCGGCTATTGTCGAAGAAATCGAAAATCCATTTAAGGGAAGAACTGTACGCTACCTGGCCAGTGATGAAATCTCGCCGAATGAAACGGCCAGAATAATAGGTGCGGCAATTGGAAAACCGGATTTGGAATGGTCTGTAATTTCAGATGAAGAAATGCTTTCCGGCATGCTGTCAGCTGGAGTGAATGAATGGATTGCCAACGGTTTTGTAAAAATGCAGGCGGCACAGCGGGACGGCAGTTTATACACCGATTTTTATCTTAATAAGCCTGTATTGGGTAAAGTGAAACTAACTGACTTTGCTAAAGAATTTGCAAAAACCTACAACCAGTCAAATTAAAGCTGATGAAAAAGATATTAATAACCGGCGCTAATAAAAGTATTGGTTTCGAAACAGCACGTCAGCTGCTAAAAGAAGGATATTTCGTTTACATCGGAAGCCGTTCGCTTGAAAATGGTATAGCGGCTGTAGAAAGACTAAAGGCAGAAGGATTGGAAAATGCCGAGGCCGTACAATTAGATGTCACAGATGCACAATCTGTAAAAGAAGCACGAAACCAAATAGGGAGCAAAACGGATTCACTTGATGCCCTGATCAATAATGCCGGAATTAACGGAGGCTGGCCGCAATCAGCACTTCAAGCAGGTATCGACCAGTTTCAAGACGTTTTTGAAACCAATCTTTACGGTGTGGTGAGAGTGACGCAGGCCTTTATAGATTTACTTAAAAAATCTTCCCAGCCGTGTATTGTAAATGTGTCTTCCAGCGGCTGTTCCCTGACACTGCACAGCGATCCCAGCTGGAAATATTATACTCACAAAGCAGCTGTTTACCCGGCGTCGAAAGCGGCCCTGAACATGTATACAATAGATCTGGCATACGAATTAAGAGAGACCAATTTTAAAGTAAATGCCGTCTGTCCCGGTTTTGTTGCAACCGATTTTAACAACTATCGAGGAACTGGAACGGTTCAGCAAGCTGGAACACGCATTGCCAAATATGCAATGCTTGATGCCGGGGGACCTACGGGGAAATTTATAAGCGAGGAATACAATCCGGAAACGGGAGAAACTCCATGGTAAAAACTAACGAAGGAATTCTATAAATTTGCGATATGAAAAAAGAAGAAAATAGTTTGTATAAATTTGAATCTCTATCTGACTTCCATGAGGTGTTTGGTCTTAAAAAGCCCTTACATCCTATGATTAGTTTTATAGACATCAAAGAAATGAAATTTGACGCACACGGACTGCCGAGGTCTATAGTTTTAAATTTTTATAAAATTGCTTACAAAACCCTTCTTTGCGGCAAGGCTAAATACGGACAAAACTATTATGATTTTGGCGAGGGAGGTCTTGTGTTTACGGCACCCGGACAGCTATTCGAGTCTCCATCCGAGCAGGCAAATTCGGGTTTCCTGTTGCTTGTCCATCCTGATTTTTTTCTGTCTTACCCCCTTGCGAAAAAAATCAGGGAATATGGCTTCTTTTCTTATGCTGCAAACGAAGCGCTTCATTTATCAGAGAAGGAAAAAACAACAATCATGTCAATTTTGGCCATTCTGGACGAAGAGTTAAACAGCAGGATAGATGATTTTAGCCAGGATGTTATTGTTTCGCAGATCGAACTACTGCTGAATTACAGCAACCGCTTTTATAAAAGACAGTTTATCACGCGTAAATCTGCCAATAATACCCTGCTTGAAAAACTCGAAGAAATTTTAGACAACCACTTCAATAATGAAAAAGCGGCGTCAGCAGGAATCCCTACTGTCCAGAGTCTTGCTGAAAAGCTGAATATCTCAGCCAGTTATTTAAGTGACATGCTTCGGTCCTTTACCGGGGAAAGTGCACAGCATCATATCCATCAGAAAATTCTTGAAAAGGCAAAAGAAAAATTATCGACTACTGATTTATCCATAGCTGAAATTGCTTACGGATTAGGGTTTGAACATCCACAGTCTTTCAGCCGCCTTTTTAAAATAAAAACCAATCTTTCTCCCCTTGAATTCAGACAATCTTTTAATTAAATGCTGTCTGCCAAACTAAAATTGACATCCAAAAAAAAGCAATAATTTAAAAAAACGAACTAATAGTAAAAATCTTATCTGCGCAGTTTTTTATTTGTAGATATGTTTGTCATCTTTTTAAATGGTGTTATAAATTTACACAATACTGCCTTAGGTGCTTCGCCTAAGATTTTTTATAACCTATGCGTAACTTAGTTACTTCTAAGTTACAGTTACTTTTTGTTACAAAGTAACCATAATAAACTTCAATCTTTTAATTTTGCAGTATAATCTATTAAAACACATGGAATGAATTTCTCAAACAAAAATGTTCTTATAACTGGGGGCACTACAGGTATAGGCTTTGCGGCTGCAAGCGAGTTTATCAAGGCAGATGCAAATGTATGGATCACAGGACGCACCGCTTCAAATCTAGAAAAAGCAGCTGCTGAGATCCGCAGTTCTAAACTAAAAACAATAGTATGCGATACTTCTAAGCTTTCGGAATTATCTCTTTTAGAAGAATCTTTTTCTAAAAACAAAGACAAAATAGATGTTTTGTTCCTTAATGCAGGGATAGGCGTATTTGCTCCCATCGGCCTGATTACTGAAGAAGATTTTGACGCCCAGTTCAACACAAACGTCAAAGGACATTTCTTCACACTGCAAAAATTACTGCCTCATTTGGCTGACGGTGCATCGGTCATATTCACTTCATCAACAGTTGCAACAGCATCCAATATCGCAACAGCGGTGTACTCTGCTACTAAAGCAGCTTTGAGTAAAATTGCCCAGATAGCGGCAAATGAACTCGCCGGCCGCAAGATCCGTGTCAACATTATCAGTCCTGGTCCTATTGCGACCCCGGGACTTGACAGCGTATTGAGTACAGATGCCAAAGAAATTATGGCAAATGCTGTTGCACTGCAGCGGTTAGGTAATCCAGATGAAATTGCAAAAACAGTGTTATTTCTGGCATCCGATGGAGCAAGTTTTATTACAGGAACAGAGATAATCGCTGACGGCGGTTACCTTAACTACTCTTTAAGGTAAAACTCCATTCAATTAAGTGCACTGCTATTGCAATAAAGCAGTATCAACATGAATCATTATAAAACTCCGCATGCAAAGCGGAGTTTAATTTTTTCATTCGATTTAACTTTTAATTAAAAAAAACAGCTCAATAAACCGCTATGCCGCACTGCTTAAAAACATCCAGCATCTTGTGATCCGGGTCAGCATCAGTTATAATTGCGTTCAGGCTGTTAACAGGACAAATAAAATAGGCCTCGGCAGTATGAAGTTTATCAAGGGTTGACAAGGCGACATTCTGTTTTGCCATTTCCATCATTGTGCGTTTTACTGCGGCCTCCTCACGGCTTACCGTTGTCAGGCCTAAATCGGTATTTATACTGCAGATACCGTTAAAACATATGTCTGCACGGAAGTTTTTAAAAAATTGAATTGTTTCATGTCCCATCACAGCACAGGTCTGTTTATCGAATCTGCCGGCAGCAAAAAGAATCTCAATATTGGGATGGTTTTCAAGCACACTGACAACTGGGAAACTGTGTGTTATTACTGTTAGTCTTCGCTCAAGAGGAATCAATTCCGCTAGGATCTGAACCGAGGATCCTGCATCCAGAAATACCACCTGCCCATCCTGCAGCAATTCAACGGCCTTGGATGCGGCTATCTTCTTTTGTTCCATAATATGCTTCTCTCTATCACGAAACTGATGCGGTATGGGCGCATGTGAAACCGCACCTCCTCTTACCGCCGACAGCAGCCCCTTATCTGAGAGTATTTTAATATCCCGGCGTATCGTATCTTCATGCACATTTAGTATCTCACTAAGCTCACTATGGGATACTGTCCTGTTTTTGGTTACCAATTCCAATATGGTATCGAGTCTTCCTTTTTTAATCATAACAACTGCTTTATGCAAATCTACACATAAAAATATCGTAAAACATTGCAATATTATGCGATATTTTACTTTAATTTGTATAATAAATTTTATTAGACATGAAAAAAACGATTGCAATAGATATGGACGGCGTGCTTGCCGATATAGAATCGCACTTTTTGCGAAGGTATCTTACGGAAACCGGAATTACGCTTACCAGAAGCGATATCATCGAACCAAAAGGTGCTCAAACACTAGAGAGTAGAACTACAGCGTACTTAAATGAACCAGGATTTTTTAGAAGCATTCCCGTGATGCAAGGTGCTGTAGAGGCTGTAAAGAAGTTAATGGAAGATTTTGATGTATATATTGTATCGGCAGCTATGGAATTCCCTCTTTCCTTATTTGAAAAACAGCAGTGGCTTGCCGAACATTTTCCGTTTATAAAATGGAACAACATTGTATTGTGCGGGGATAAAAACATCATCAAGACAGATTACCTGATTGACGACCACTGCAAAAATCTAGATTACTGTCATGGTAAAGCAATAATGTTTGATGCATATCATAACTTGGACAAGCATCAGCACCAAAGGGTAAAAAGCTGGACTGAAGTGCTGATGATAATGCGCGGGGAAAGATAATCCAGCATTACACTGCCCAGGCCTATCGAAAAAGCCTTCAAAATCTAATGACTTTGAAGGCTGTGTTTTACTTCATTCTTAATAAATCGGCGTGGAAACATGCCGGATATAAATGCGTTTATTATCTATAATGAAGTCTTATTTTCTTTACCGTACTTGCCAAAAGGAACGTAAATAGACGGCTCACGCAGCACATCCATGTCTAAGAGCAGCTGGTCCCATTCTTGTGCATACGGTTTTTTTAGATGCACGTTTAGAAAATGTTCAACGGTATCATTCCAGATTTCATAAACCAGAAACTCTTCCGGTTTTTGGATATTCTGATGAATGACCGCACTAACTAGATTTTCCTCTTCGTTGATTATATCGAAAAGTTTGATAAGCTCTTGTTTGAATTGCTCCTGATTTTCCTTTTTAGCGGTAAATTTAACCGTCAGTGTAAACTGTTCCATTTTTTAGTTTTTTAACTGAAGGAATAAAATTGCAATTTATTCCTGTTCAGCATGATTAAAATTCTCTTATTAATTTACAAAAGTATTTCTCTTTTGTATACTTTTGTAACAAAGTTTAAAAAAGTAATTGTAACCTTTAGTAAACCAAGTAACGTATGGGGAATGAAAAAAATGAAAATAATGACTGTAATGCTCATGTCAGAGCTGTAAATGATGCAATGTATGTCTTAAGCGGCAAATGGAAGATATCAGTACTGGCCTCACTTTGTTACAACGGCCAGAGAAGATTTTCAGATTTACTGGGTGATGTAACAGGCATCTCTAACAAAATGCTGAGCAAGGAACTCAAGGAGTTGGAAATCAATAAATTGGTAAGCAGAAAAATTATAGATTCCCATCCAATTGCGATTAATTATGAACTTACTGATCATGGTAAAAAATTAACTTCTGTCATACGCAGCCTATCGGAATGGGGAACCGAACATCGCAGGCAAATTATCCGCAACAGCTATGAATCGATGAACGATAATGCATAAAAACCAATCCAGAAATGCATTGGTTTCAATATGATTGAATTGCAAGAAGTAAAATTATTTAACTGCCGCCGCCTCAAGCTGGACTTTTACGTTTTCAAAAAGACTTTTTAGCTCCGTTAATGTTTTACCTTTCAATATTTTTTTTCAGCAATCAATTGCTGAATAATCTAAAAATAAGCCCAAAGCTCCTCACCCCTGTTATTAGTACTGACAAGTTTGCAACTCAAAAAACAAGTTCAAGCAACAAGAAAGGGACGTGACTTGAATTTGGTCCAGTAAACTCTACTGGTGCTAAATTTTCTGCATTTGAACACCTTAGTTCTAATTCAGGGGCTCTTATTTTCCTGTTATAACCTTTCTGTGCTTCTCTCCCCATTGATCCAATTCACATATTACATTTTTTAAGGTCATACAGTACTCTGTCGCCTCGTAAATAATAGTAACCGGAGTCGTTGGAAAAACGTTTCGTTTTATAAAATTATTTAATTCCAAATGCTTTAGTTCATTCGCTAAAACCTTAGGGGATATGGGCACCTCGCTTTGTATTTCAGAAAAACGCTTTGCGGATTGAGAAATACAGAGGATCAGTGCCAGTTTCCATTTTCCATTCAAAACAAACATAGCATCAATTACATTCCTAAGTGATTGGGCACATTGTACGGGGTCTTGAGTTATTTTTTCTTCTGTCGTTTTCATTTTCGAAAGGTAATAAACTTTCCTAAAAGGAAGCGCTTTCCTTTGGGAAACTACTATCAAATGGTAAGCTCTATGCCCTAACTTTGCCATCTGAAAGAAGATTATTAAAATAAATATCACATCAAATGAAAGAAACAATTTTAACTACAAAAGAAGTTGCCGGCAGATTTATAGAACTGGTTCGTCAGGATAAATTTTATGAAACACAAACACAATTATATGCCGATCACTGCGTAAGCGTAGAAGCTAATGATTTCCTGCTGCCAAAAACGGTAGAAGGACTGCCGCAAATTTTGAAAAAATCAGAATTATTTGAATCTTTAGTTGAGCAGGTTCATGGGCGTGTTATTTCAGACCCGGTTATTGCAGGGGATTACTTTACAGTTTCCTGGTCAGCTGATATGTCTTTTAAAGGCAGAGACCGATTCACAATGGATGAAATATGCGTGTATAAGGTGCAGGAAGGCAAAATAGTTTTTGAACAATTTTTTTACTAACTGCTGATCTTCATAAGAGTTATCATTGGGGACAAAAGAGCTTATCTTTTGTCCCTTTTTTGCAAAAACACCTCCTGTGTCATTCATCAGATAGGAAATCAATTCCTGTATCGTTCCTGATAATAAAAAAACTCTTACCTCAAATTCCTTCCCTGCCATTACAACCAAACACCTGCTTATGAATTATCATTGCCCCTTATCTGTCTTATGAAAACAATCTTAAAAAAGTCCCTAGCTGCTGTATCCAAAGGGAACCCTTTAAAAAAAAAGCATTATCTGCTGCTGCTCGTATGCACTTTTAGTAAAACACAAGCCCAGGCAACTGATGGATTGGATAAAAAAATCCGGACTGCCATTGCCGCACGATTTCCCCAGCGCAGAAATTTTGATTTTCAGTTTGAGCAGTTCTCCACCGCCAATTATAAATCAGAGCTGTTTGATAATGACTTCGAAAGAGGAACTGTGAGCAGTCAGCGGCGTCTGAAACTTGCCGTGAGCCTGCCAATAATCAAAGGCAAAAACTAGAACCTGTAGGGCAGCGGACGCTTTTGACGATCCTACGCATTTTGGTCACTTCTTTAAGAAACAAACTGGACCTCCCCCATTAGCAGATCGAATATAAATTATTCTGGAAATAGATAATAGTGTAAGTAATCTTTGCATGGAATTGAGATCTTTTGCTACCTGAAATTAAGACCGTCTAAAGATTCCTAGTTTATATTTGTGGCAGGATCGTGGCACTTGGCATT from Flavobacterium fluviale includes these protein-coding regions:
- a CDS encoding winged helix-turn-helix transcriptional regulator, which translates into the protein MKTTEEKITQDPVQCAQSLRNVIDAMFVLNGKWKLALILCISQSAKRFSEIQSEVPISPKVLANELKHLELNNFIKRNVFPTTPVTIIYEATEYCMTLKNVICELDQWGEKHRKVITGK
- a CDS encoding NmrA family NAD(P)-binding protein: MNIVMTGSLGNIGKPLVIELVQKGHSVTVISSKAERQIEIETLGAKAAIGKMQDADFLTHTFKEADVVYLMEAWEGIGSIFDKDVDFVAAFKRIGSNYKQAVLRSGVTRIIHLSSIGAHTDQGTGSLYLHNTVENILKELPDAVSIKFMRPVGFYNNIFRYMQTIKTQGKIIQSYGGDKKEPWVSPLDIAAAIVEEIENPFKGRTVRYLASDEISPNETARIIGAAIGKPDLEWSVISDEEMLSGMLSAGVNEWIANGFVKMQAAQRDGSLYTDFYLNKPVLGKVKLTDFAKEFAKTYNQSN
- a CDS encoding SDR family oxidoreductase encodes the protein MNFSNKNVLITGGTTGIGFAAASEFIKADANVWITGRTASNLEKAAAEIRSSKLKTIVCDTSKLSELSLLEESFSKNKDKIDVLFLNAGIGVFAPIGLITEEDFDAQFNTNVKGHFFTLQKLLPHLADGASVIFTSSTVATASNIATAVYSATKAALSKIAQIAANELAGRKIRVNIISPGPIATPGLDSVLSTDAKEIMANAVALQRLGNPDEIAKTVLFLASDGASFITGTEIIADGGYLNYSLR
- a CDS encoding winged helix-turn-helix transcriptional regulator, whose product is MGNEKNENNDCNAHVRAVNDAMYVLSGKWKISVLASLCYNGQRRFSDLLGDVTGISNKMLSKELKELEINKLVSRKIIDSHPIAINYELTDHGKKLTSVIRSLSEWGTEHRRQIIRNSYESMNDNA
- a CDS encoding SDR family oxidoreductase, which codes for MKKILITGANKSIGFETARQLLKEGYFVYIGSRSLENGIAAVERLKAEGLENAEAVQLDVTDAQSVKEARNQIGSKTDSLDALINNAGINGGWPQSALQAGIDQFQDVFETNLYGVVRVTQAFIDLLKKSSQPCIVNVSSSGCSLTLHSDPSWKYYTHKAAVYPASKAALNMYTIDLAYELRETNFKVNAVCPGFVATDFNNYRGTGTVQQAGTRIAKYAMLDAGGPTGKFISEEYNPETGETPW
- a CDS encoding 5' nucleotidase, NT5C type; amino-acid sequence: MKKTIAIDMDGVLADIESHFLRRYLTETGITLTRSDIIEPKGAQTLESRTTAYLNEPGFFRSIPVMQGAVEAVKKLMEDFDVYIVSAAMEFPLSLFEKQQWLAEHFPFIKWNNIVLCGDKNIIKTDYLIDDHCKNLDYCHGKAIMFDAYHNLDKHQHQRVKSWTEVLMIMRGER
- a CDS encoding SnoaL-like domain-containing protein; its protein translation is MKETILTTKEVAGRFIELVRQDKFYETQTQLYADHCVSVEANDFLLPKTVEGLPQILKKSELFESLVEQVHGRVISDPVIAGDYFTVSWSADMSFKGRDRFTMDEICVYKVQEGKIVFEQFFY
- a CDS encoding putative quinol monooxygenase yields the protein MEQFTLTVKFTAKKENQEQFKQELIKLFDIINEEENLVSAVIHQNIQKPEEFLVYEIWNDTVEHFLNVHLKKPYAQEWDQLLLDMDVLREPSIYVPFGKYGKENKTSL
- a CDS encoding helix-turn-helix domain-containing protein; amino-acid sequence: MKKEENSLYKFESLSDFHEVFGLKKPLHPMISFIDIKEMKFDAHGLPRSIVLNFYKIAYKTLLCGKAKYGQNYYDFGEGGLVFTAPGQLFESPSEQANSGFLLLVHPDFFLSYPLAKKIREYGFFSYAANEALHLSEKEKTTIMSILAILDEELNSRIDDFSQDVIVSQIELLLNYSNRFYKRQFITRKSANNTLLEKLEEILDNHFNNEKAASAGIPTVQSLAEKLNISASYLSDMLRSFTGESAQHHIHQKILEKAKEKLSTTDLSIAEIAYGLGFEHPQSFSRLFKIKTNLSPLEFRQSFN
- a CDS encoding DeoR/GlpR family DNA-binding transcription regulator, with translation MIKKGRLDTILELVTKNRTVSHSELSEILNVHEDTIRRDIKILSDKGLLSAVRGGAVSHAPIPHQFRDREKHIMEQKKIAASKAVELLQDGQVVFLDAGSSVQILAELIPLERRLTVITHSFPVVSVLENHPNIEILFAAGRFDKQTCAVMGHETIQFFKNFRADICFNGICSINTDLGLTTVSREEAAVKRTMMEMAKQNVALSTLDKLHTAEAYFICPVNSLNAIITDADPDHKMLDVFKQCGIAVY